A region from the Sphingopyxis lindanitolerans genome encodes:
- a CDS encoding alpha/beta hydrolase codes for MFAPELSLLNGRRYNMSESEIAAFKCGWIEQMAAMAGGPPPTIEQQRAAFDAEHGAVPPAENCMITSIGRDGVRGERIVPTGADTDKALLYHHGGGHVFGSSLSHRHLVSRLASAAGVVAYNMDYALAPEAPYPAGLDDAVNAWQFVIDEGFQPRDIVVGGESAGGNLTLALVLKLREMGRALPGGAYLLSPWLDLTQSGDAYDIRGPHDPMVSRDILQGMADMYCAHAVPEDPLLSPLNGDMTDLPPMLVQVGTDEVLLGDSTRLAHRAALAGNDMTLRIWPEMIHAWLLFHHVLPVAGNAAIAEAGQWISARLKAERQA; via the coding sequence TTGTTCGCGCCTGAACTCAGTTTGCTCAATGGACGGAGATACAATATGTCCGAATCCGAAATCGCCGCCTTCAAGTGCGGTTGGATCGAACAGATGGCGGCGATGGCCGGCGGCCCGCCGCCGACCATCGAACAGCAGCGCGCAGCTTTTGACGCCGAACATGGCGCGGTGCCCCCGGCCGAAAATTGCATGATAACGTCGATCGGTCGGGACGGCGTGCGCGGCGAACGCATCGTCCCGACCGGCGCCGACACCGACAAGGCGCTGCTCTATCACCATGGCGGCGGCCATGTCTTTGGTTCGTCGCTAAGCCATCGCCATCTGGTTTCGCGACTGGCGAGCGCGGCGGGGGTTGTCGCCTATAATATGGATTATGCGCTGGCGCCGGAAGCGCCCTATCCAGCTGGGCTCGATGATGCCGTCAACGCCTGGCAATTCGTCATCGATGAGGGGTTCCAGCCTCGCGACATCGTCGTGGGCGGCGAATCCGCTGGCGGCAACCTGACCCTCGCCCTCGTCCTGAAATTACGCGAAATGGGCCGCGCCTTGCCGGGCGGTGCCTATCTGCTCAGTCCCTGGCTGGACCTGACGCAAAGCGGCGATGCATACGATATTCGCGGCCCGCATGACCCCATGGTTTCGCGTGATATCTTGCAGGGAATGGCGGATATGTACTGCGCCCATGCGGTGCCCGAAGACCCGCTTCTTTCGCCGCTCAACGGCGATATGACGGATCTTCCGCCGATGCTGGTCCAGGTCGGAACGGACGAGGTTCTGCTCGGCGATTCCACCCGACTGGCTCATCGCGCAGCCCTGGCCGGCAATGATATGACGCTCCGTATTTGGCCCGAGATGATCCATGCATGGCTGCTGTTCCACCATGTTTTGCCAGTGGCCGGCAACGCCGCCATCGCCGAGGCCGGACAATGGATTTCGGCCCGCCTGAAAGCAGAACGACAGGCATGA